Proteins encoded within one genomic window of Citrobacter amalonaticus Y19:
- the moaC gene encoding cyclic pyranopterin monophosphate synthase MoaC, producing MSQLTHINAAGEAHMVDVSAKAETVREARAEAFITMRSETLAMIIDGSHHKGDVFATARIAGIQAAKRTWELIPLCHPLLLSKVEVQLQAQPEHNRVRIESLCRLTGKTGVEMEALTAASVAALTIYDMCKAVQKDMVIGPVRLLAKSGGKSGDFKADSHD from the coding sequence ATGTCGCAACTGACTCACATTAACGCCGCCGGTGAAGCGCATATGGTGGATGTGTCCGCGAAAGCGGAGACCGTCCGCGAAGCGCGCGCCGAAGCTTTTATCACCATGCGTAGCGAAACGCTGGCGATGATTATCGACGGTAGCCACCATAAGGGCGACGTGTTCGCCACCGCGCGCATTGCCGGGATTCAGGCAGCAAAACGCACCTGGGAGCTGATCCCGCTGTGCCATCCGCTGCTGCTGAGCAAAGTGGAAGTACAGCTACAGGCTCAGCCAGAACACAACCGCGTTCGTATTGAGTCGCTGTGTCGCCTCACGGGAAAAACCGGGGTGGAGATGGAAGCGCTCACGGCGGCATCAGTCGCTGCGTTGACCATTTACGACATGTGCAAAGCGGTACAGAAAGACATGGTGATTGGCCCGGTGCGCCTGCTGGCGAAAAGCGGCGGCAAGTCTGGTGATTTTAAGGCGGATTCGCATGATTAA
- a CDS encoding Bax inhibitor-1 family protein, translating into MDRFPRSESIVQARSGLQTYMAQVYGWMTVGLLLTAFIAWYAANSSAFMELLYTNRIFFFGLVIAQLAVVFVLSGLVNRLSAGVMTTLFMLYSVLTGLTLSSIFIIYTASSIASTFVVTGGMFGVMSLWGYTTKRDLSGWGNLLFMALIGIILASLVNFWLKSEALMWAVTYIGVVVFVGLTAYDTQKLKNIGEQIDVRDSSNLRKYSILGALTLYLDFINLFLMLLRILGNRR; encoded by the coding sequence ATGGACCGATTTCCACGATCCGAATCAATCGTGCAGGCCCGTTCCGGCCTGCAAACCTATATGGCGCAGGTTTACGGCTGGATGACGGTCGGGCTGCTGCTTACCGCGTTTATTGCGTGGTATGCGGCGAATTCCAGTGCGTTCATGGAGTTGCTTTATACCAACAGAATCTTTTTCTTTGGTCTGGTTATTGCACAATTAGCTGTCGTATTTGTGTTATCGGGTCTGGTCAACAGACTCAGTGCGGGCGTCATGACCACGCTGTTTATGCTCTATTCAGTCCTGACCGGTCTGACGCTTTCCAGCATTTTTATTATTTATACCGCGTCCTCCATTGCCAGTACCTTTGTGGTCACCGGCGGGATGTTTGGCGTGATGAGCCTGTGGGGTTACACCACGAAGCGCGATTTGAGCGGCTGGGGCAACCTGCTGTTTATGGCGTTGATTGGCATCATCCTGGCCTCACTGGTCAACTTCTGGCTGAAGAGTGAAGCGCTGATGTGGGCTGTGACCTACATCGGGGTGGTGGTGTTTGTCGGGCTGACCGCCTATGACACCCAAAAGTTGAAAAATATCGGTGAGCAGATCGATGTTCGCGACAGTTCTAACCTGCGTAAATATTCGATCCTCGGTGCGCTAACGCTGTATCTGGACTTCATTAACCTGTTCCTGATGCTGCTGCGTATCTTAGGCAACCGTCGCTGA
- the clsB gene encoding cardiolipin synthase ClsB: MKCGWREGNQIQLLENGDQYYPAVFAAIADAQQKIILETFIWFEDEVGKQLHAALLTAAKRGVKAEVLLDGYGSPDLSDAFVGELTSAGVVFRYYDPRPRIFGMRTNVFRRMHRKIVVIDNRVAFVGGINYSDEHMSDYGPEAKQDYAVRVEGPVVADILQFEVENLPGQSAVRRWWRRHHRAEENRQPGEAQALFVWRDNDEHRDDIERHYLKMLTQARREVIIANAYFFPGYRLLHAMRKAARRGVRVKLIVQGEPDMPIVKVGARLLYNYLVKGDVQVYEYRRKPLHGKVALMDDHWATVGSSNLDPLSLSLNLEANLVVHDRAFNQTLRDNLNAIIAEDCKRVDESMLPRRTWWNLTKSVLAFHFLRHFPALVGWLPAHTPHLAQVDPPAQPEMETQDRVEVQNTGAKP, translated from the coding sequence ATGAAATGTGGCTGGCGTGAAGGTAATCAGATCCAGTTACTGGAAAACGGCGACCAGTATTATCCCGCCGTGTTTGCGGCGATTGCCGATGCGCAGCAGAAAATTATTCTGGAAACCTTCATCTGGTTTGAAGATGAGGTGGGAAAACAGCTTCATGCGGCCCTGTTAACCGCAGCGAAGCGCGGTGTGAAAGCGGAAGTATTGCTGGACGGCTACGGCTCGCCGGACCTGAGCGACGCCTTCGTCGGTGAACTGACCTCGGCAGGCGTGGTGTTTCGCTACTACGATCCGCGCCCCCGGATCTTCGGCATGCGTACCAACGTCTTTCGCCGCATGCACCGCAAGATTGTGGTGATTGACAACCGGGTGGCGTTTGTCGGCGGGATTAACTATTCCGACGAGCATATGTCCGACTACGGGCCAGAGGCCAAGCAGGATTACGCGGTGCGTGTGGAAGGCCCCGTCGTCGCGGATATTTTACAGTTTGAAGTGGAAAACCTCCCCGGACAGAGCGCGGTGCGCCGCTGGTGGCGTCGCCATCACCGCGCTGAAGAGAACCGCCAGCCCGGCGAGGCGCAGGCGCTGTTCGTCTGGCGCGACAACGACGAGCACCGCGACGATATTGAGCGTCACTACCTGAAAATGCTCACCCAGGCCCGGCGGGAGGTGATTATCGCCAACGCCTACTTCTTTCCCGGTTACCGGTTGCTGCATGCCATGCGCAAAGCCGCCCGACGGGGCGTGCGCGTGAAACTGATTGTGCAGGGCGAACCGGATATGCCGATTGTGAAAGTGGGTGCTCGTCTGCTGTACAACTATCTGGTGAAAGGCGATGTTCAGGTTTACGAGTACCGCCGTAAACCGCTGCATGGCAAGGTGGCGCTGATGGATGACCACTGGGCGACGGTCGGCTCCAGCAATCTTGACCCGCTCAGCCTGTCGCTCAATCTGGAAGCCAACCTGGTCGTACACGACAGAGCATTCAACCAGACGCTGCGCGACAACCTCAACGCGATCATTGCCGAAGACTGTAAACGGGTGGACGAGTCGATGCTGCCGAGGCGCACCTGGTGGAACCTGACCAAAAGCGTGCTGGCATTCCACTTCTTACGCCACTTCCCGGCGCTGGTCGGCTGGCTTCCGGCGCATACTCCTCATCTGGCGCAGGTGGATCCTCCAGCCCAACCCGAGATGGAAACGCAGGATCGGGTGGAGGTACAAAACACGGGAGCCAAGCCCTGA
- a CDS encoding YvcK family protein, giving the protein MRNRTLADLDRVVALGGGHGLGRVLSSLSPLGSRLTGIVTTTDNGGSTGRIRRSEGGIAWGDMRNCLNQLITEPSVASAMFEYRFGGNGELSGHNLGNLMLKALDHLSVRPLEAINLIRNLLKVDAHLIPMSELPVDLMAIDDQGHEVYGEVNIDQLTSPLQELMLSPKVPTTREAVQAINDADLIIIGPGSFYTSLMPILLLDELAQALRRTQAPMVYIGNLGRELSIPAASLTLLDKLTIMEQYVGKKVVDAVIVGPKVDISAVSDRVVIQEVLEASDIPYRHDRQLLHSALEKAVQALG; this is encoded by the coding sequence ATGCGCAATCGTACGCTGGCTGACCTGGATCGTGTCGTCGCGCTCGGCGGAGGGCATGGATTAGGACGCGTTCTCTCTTCCCTCTCTCCTCTGGGTTCACGCCTCACCGGTATCGTGACCACCACCGATAACGGCGGTTCGACGGGCCGTATTCGCCGTTCAGAAGGGGGAATCGCCTGGGGCGATATGCGCAACTGTCTCAATCAGTTGATTACCGAACCGAGCGTCGCCTCCGCCATGTTTGAATACCGTTTTGGCGGTAATGGCGAACTTTCCGGTCATAACCTCGGAAATCTGATGTTAAAGGCGCTCGATCACCTGAGCGTGCGGCCTCTGGAAGCCATCAATTTAATTCGTAATCTGCTGAAGGTAGATGCGCATTTAATCCCCATGTCGGAGTTGCCTGTTGACCTGATGGCGATAGACGATCAGGGGCATGAAGTGTACGGCGAGGTGAATATCGATCAGCTCACCTCACCGTTGCAGGAGCTAATGCTGTCGCCGAAGGTGCCCACCACCCGGGAAGCGGTGCAGGCGATTAACGACGCCGATCTGATTATTATCGGCCCGGGCAGCTTTTACACCAGCCTGATGCCAATCCTGCTGCTGGATGAGCTCGCGCAGGCGCTGCGTCGCACGCAGGCGCCCATGGTCTATATCGGTAATCTGGGTCGGGAACTGAGTATCCCCGCCGCGAGCCTCACGCTTCTCGATAAGCTAACCATTATGGAGCAGTATGTTGGCAAGAAAGTCGTTGATGCGGTTATCGTGGGGCCGAAGGTGGATATCTCTGCGGTCAGTGACCGGGTGGTGATTCAGGAAGTGCTGGAAGCCAGCGATATTCCCTATCGCCATGACCGCCAGTTATTACACAGCGCGCTGGAGAAAGCAGTGCAAGCTTTGGGATGA
- a CDS encoding YbhQ family protein, with amino-acid sequence MRWQQRVRVATGLSCWQIMLHLLVVALLVMGWMSGTLVHVGLGLCVVYGVTVLLMLALQRHHEQRWREVADVLEELTTTWYFGAALIVLWLLSRVLQNNILLAIAGLAILAGPAVVSLLAKDKKLHNFASKHRIRR; translated from the coding sequence ATGAGGTGGCAACAACGTGTTCGTGTCGCAACGGGGTTAAGTTGCTGGCAGATTATGTTGCATTTACTGGTCGTGGCGTTGTTGGTCATGGGCTGGATGAGCGGCACACTGGTGCACGTCGGCCTGGGATTATGCGTAGTGTATGGCGTGACCGTATTACTGATGCTGGCGTTACAGCGTCATCACGAGCAGCGTTGGCGCGAAGTCGCTGACGTGCTGGAAGAACTCACCACCACCTGGTATTTCGGTGCGGCGCTGATCGTGCTGTGGCTGCTGTCCCGGGTTTTACAAAACAATATCCTGCTGGCGATAGCGGGACTGGCAATCCTGGCCGGACCCGCTGTGGTTTCGCTGCTGGCGAAAGACAAAAAGCTACATAATTTTGCGTCTAAACATCGCATACGCCGCTGA
- a CDS encoding lysylphosphatidylglycerol synthase domain-containing protein, with translation MAKSHPRWRLAKKILTWLFFIAVIVLLVIYASKVNWEEVWTVIRDYNRVALLSAVGLVILSYLLYGCYDLLGRAYCGHRLAKRQVMLVSFICYAFNLTLSTWVGGIGMRYRLYSRLGLPGGTITRIFSLSITTNWLGYILLGGIIFTFGVVQLPTHWYIDESTLRILGVALLFIIAIYLWFCAFAKHRHMTIKGQKLVLPSWKFALVQMAISSANWMVMGAIIWLLLGQEVNYFFVLGVLLVSSIAGVIVHIPAGIGVLEAVFIALLAGEDTSQGIIIAALLAYRVLYYFVPLLLALIGYLLLESRAKKLRAKNEKAMAK, from the coding sequence ATGGCAAAATCACACCCGCGCTGGCGGTTGGCAAAAAAGATCCTCACTTGGCTGTTTTTCATTGCCGTGATCGTGCTGCTGGTCATCTACGCCAGCAAGGTCAACTGGGAGGAAGTGTGGACGGTTATTCGCGATTATAACCGCGTTGCATTACTGAGCGCCGTTGGACTGGTGATCCTCAGCTATCTGCTCTATGGCTGCTATGACCTGCTCGGACGCGCCTATTGCGGTCACCGGCTGGCGAAGCGGCAGGTGATGCTGGTGTCGTTTATCTGCTACGCCTTCAACCTGACGCTCAGTACCTGGGTCGGCGGCATCGGTATGCGCTACCGGCTCTATTCCCGTCTCGGCCTGCCGGGCGGCACCATCACCCGTATTTTCTCTCTCAGTATCACCACCAACTGGCTGGGTTACATTCTGCTTGGCGGGATCATCTTCACCTTTGGCGTGGTACAACTGCCCACGCACTGGTATATCGACGAGAGCACCCTGCGCATTCTGGGTGTGGCGCTGCTGTTTATCATCGCTATTTATCTGTGGTTCTGCGCCTTCGCAAAGCATCGTCATATGACGATCAAAGGGCAGAAACTGGTGCTACCGTCATGGAAATTTGCACTGGTTCAGATGGCTATCTCCAGCGCCAACTGGATGGTCATGGGGGCGATTATCTGGTTGTTGCTGGGTCAGGAGGTGAACTATTTCTTTGTGCTGGGCGTGCTGCTGGTCAGCAGTATCGCGGGGGTGATTGTCCACATTCCGGCAGGGATTGGCGTACTGGAAGCGGTGTTTATCGCGCTGCTGGCGGGAGAAGACACGTCACAAGGCATCATCATTGCCGCGCTGCTCGCGTACCGCGTGCTGTATTACTTTGTCCCGCTTTTGCTGGCGCTGATTGGCTATCTGCTGCTGGAGAGTCGGGCGAAGAAACTACGGGCGAAAAACGAAAAGGCGATGGCGAAGTGA
- the moaB gene encoding molybdenum cofactor biosynthesis protein B, producing MSQVSAEFIPTRIAILTVSNRRGEEDDTSGHFLRDAAQEAGHQIIDKAIVKENRYAIRAQVSAWIASDEVQVVLVTGGTGLTEGDQAPEALLPLFDREVEGFGEVFRMLSFEEIGTATLQSRAVAGVANKTLIFAMPGSTKACRTAWDNIIAPQLDARTHPCNFHPHLKK from the coding sequence ATGAGTCAGGTAAGCGCTGAATTTATCCCGACCCGCATTGCTATTTTGACGGTATCGAATCGTCGTGGCGAAGAGGACGATACCTCCGGCCATTTCCTGCGTGATGCCGCGCAGGAAGCGGGACATCAGATTATCGATAAAGCGATTGTCAAAGAGAACCGCTACGCCATACGCGCGCAGGTCTCGGCGTGGATTGCCAGTGATGAGGTGCAGGTGGTGCTGGTCACCGGCGGCACGGGCCTGACCGAAGGCGACCAGGCCCCGGAAGCGCTGTTGCCGCTGTTTGACCGAGAAGTGGAAGGCTTTGGTGAAGTGTTTCGCATGCTGTCGTTTGAAGAGATTGGCACTGCCACGTTGCAGTCGCGCGCGGTGGCGGGCGTGGCCAACAAAACGCTGATTTTCGCGATGCCAGGTTCTACCAAAGCCTGCCGCACGGCCTGGGACAATATCATCGCGCCGCAACTGGATGCCCGTACGCATCCCTGTAATTTTCACCCACATCTGAAGAAATAA
- the moaE gene encoding molybdopterin synthase catalytic subunit MoaE, giving the protein MAETKIIVGPAPFSVGEEYPWLAERDEDGAVVTFTGKVRNHNLGDSVKALTLEHYPGMTEKALAEIVDDARARWPLGRVTVIHRTGELWPGDEIVFVGVTSSHRSSSFEAGQFIMDYLKTRAPFWKREATPEGERWVEARDSDRQAAQRW; this is encoded by the coding sequence ATGGCTGAAACGAAAATTATCGTCGGACCTGCGCCGTTCAGCGTGGGTGAAGAGTATCCCTGGCTGGCAGAACGCGACGAAGACGGTGCGGTGGTGACCTTCACCGGTAAAGTGCGCAACCATAATCTTGGCGACAGCGTGAAGGCGCTGACGCTGGAGCACTATCCGGGGATGACGGAAAAAGCGCTGGCAGAGATTGTCGATGACGCACGGGCGCGCTGGCCGCTGGGACGCGTCACGGTGATTCACCGGACTGGCGAACTGTGGCCGGGTGATGAAATCGTCTTTGTCGGCGTCACCAGTTCGCACCGCAGCAGTTCATTTGAGGCCGGGCAGTTCATCATGGACTATCTGAAGACGCGCGCGCCGTTCTGGAAGCGTGAAGCCACGCCGGAAGGAGAGCGCTGGGTCGAAGCCCGCGATAGCGATCGTCAGGCGGCGCAACGCTGGTAG
- the uvrB gene encoding excinuclease ABC subunit UvrB has protein sequence MSKAFKLNSAFKPSGDQPEAIRRLEEGLEDGLAHQTLLGVTGSGKTFTIANVIADLQRPTMVLAPNKTLAAQLYGEMKEFFPDNAVEYFVSYYDYYQPEAYVPSSDTFIEKDASVNEHIEQMRLSATKALLERRDVIVVASVSAIYGLGDPDLYLKMMLHMTVGMIIDQRAILRRLAELQYTRNDQAFQRGTFRVRGEVIDIFPAESDDIALRVELFDEEVERLSLFDPLTGQVESTISRYTIYPKTHYVTPRERIVQAMEEIKVELAERRKVLLANDKLLEEQRLSQRTQFDLEMMNELGYCSGIENYSRFLSGRGPGEPPPTLFDYLPADGLLVVDESHVTIPQIGGMYRGDRARKETLVEYGFRLPSALDNRPLKFEEFEALAPQTIYVSATPGNYELEKSGGDVVDQVVRPTGLLDPVIEVRPVATQVDDLLSEIRKRAQINERVLVTTLTKRMAEDLTEYLEEHGERVRYLHSDIDTVERMEIIRDLRLGEFDVLVGINLLREGLDMPEVSLVAILDADKEGFLRSERSLIQTIGRAARNINGKAILYGDKITASMAKAISETERRREKQQQYNEEHGIIPQGLNKKVVDILALGQNIAKTRAKGRGKSRSAAKSDVVELDMTPKALQQKIHELEGQMMQHAQNLEFEEAAQIRDQLHQLRELFIAAS, from the coding sequence ATGAGTAAAGCGTTCAAACTGAATTCCGCATTTAAACCTTCCGGCGATCAGCCCGAGGCCATACGACGTCTGGAAGAGGGACTGGAGGACGGCCTGGCGCATCAGACGCTGCTTGGCGTAACGGGGTCGGGGAAAACGTTCACCATCGCCAATGTGATTGCGGATCTACAACGCCCGACGATGGTGCTGGCACCCAACAAAACGTTGGCGGCACAGCTGTATGGGGAAATGAAAGAGTTTTTCCCGGATAACGCCGTCGAGTATTTCGTCTCCTACTACGACTACTATCAGCCGGAAGCGTACGTTCCCAGTTCTGACACCTTTATCGAAAAAGATGCGTCGGTAAACGAACACATTGAACAGATGCGTCTGTCCGCCACCAAAGCATTACTGGAGCGCCGTGACGTGATCGTCGTGGCCTCCGTTTCCGCTATCTATGGTCTGGGCGATCCGGATTTATACCTGAAGATGATGCTGCACATGACGGTGGGCATGATCATCGATCAGCGCGCCATTCTGCGTCGACTGGCTGAACTGCAATATACCCGCAACGATCAGGCTTTCCAGCGCGGGACCTTCCGCGTGCGCGGCGAAGTGATCGACATCTTCCCGGCGGAATCCGACGACATTGCGCTGCGTGTGGAGCTATTTGACGAAGAGGTTGAGCGTCTGTCGCTGTTTGATCCGCTGACCGGGCAGGTGGAGTCCACCATTTCGCGCTACACCATCTACCCGAAAACGCACTACGTGACCCCGCGTGAGCGCATTGTGCAGGCGATGGAAGAGATCAAAGTCGAACTGGCTGAACGACGCAAGGTCCTGCTCGCCAATGACAAACTGCTGGAAGAGCAGCGTCTGAGTCAACGAACCCAGTTTGATCTGGAGATGATGAACGAGCTGGGCTACTGCTCGGGGATTGAAAACTACTCGCGCTTTCTGTCAGGACGCGGGCCGGGTGAGCCACCGCCGACGTTGTTTGACTATCTGCCTGCCGACGGTTTGCTGGTGGTGGATGAGTCCCACGTGACTATCCCGCAGATTGGCGGGATGTACCGTGGTGACCGTGCGCGTAAAGAGACGCTGGTGGAGTACGGTTTCCGTCTGCCGTCGGCGCTGGATAACCGCCCGTTAAAGTTCGAAGAGTTTGAAGCGCTGGCACCACAGACCATCTACGTGTCTGCGACGCCGGGCAATTACGAGCTGGAGAAATCAGGCGGCGATGTGGTTGATCAGGTGGTGCGTCCGACAGGGTTGCTGGATCCGGTGATTGAAGTGCGTCCGGTGGCAACGCAGGTGGACGATCTGCTTTCTGAGATCCGCAAGCGTGCGCAGATCAACGAGCGCGTGCTGGTGACCACGCTGACCAAACGGATGGCGGAAGATCTCACCGAATATCTGGAAGAGCACGGCGAGCGGGTGCGCTATCTGCACTCGGACATCGATACCGTGGAGCGTATGGAAATCATTCGTGACCTGCGTCTGGGCGAGTTTGATGTGCTGGTGGGGATCAACCTGTTGCGCGAAGGTCTCGACATGCCTGAGGTGTCGCTGGTGGCGATTCTCGACGCCGACAAAGAAGGGTTCCTGCGTTCCGAACGTTCGCTGATTCAGACCATCGGTCGTGCGGCGCGTAACATTAACGGGAAGGCGATTCTCTACGGCGACAAAATTACGGCCTCAATGGCGAAGGCGATCAGCGAAACCGAACGCCGTCGCGAGAAACAGCAGCAGTACAACGAAGAGCACGGCATTATCCCGCAGGGCCTGAATAAAAAAGTGGTCGATATTCTGGCGCTGGGACAGAACATTGCGAAAACCAGGGCGAAGGGCAGAGGTAAGTCACGTTCCGCGGCGAAGTCGGATGTGGTCGAACTGGACATGACGCCAAAAGCGCTGCAGCAGAAGATTCACGAGCTGGAAGGGCAGATGATGCAGCATGCCCAGAACCTGGAATTCGAAGAAGCCGCGCAGATTCGCGATCAGTTGCATCAACTGCGTGAACTGTTTATCGCCGCCTCGTAG
- the moaA gene encoding GTP 3',8-cyclase MoaA yields the protein MATQLTDAFARKFYYLRLSITDVCNFRCTYCLPDGYKPGGVTNKGFLTVDEIRRVTRAFANLGTEKVRLTGGEPSLRRDFTDIIAAVRENEAIRQLAVTTNGYRLARDAAHWRDAGLTGINVSVDSLDARQFRAITGQDKFQQVMAGIDAAFDAGFEKVKVNTVLMRDVNHHQLDTFLDWIQTRPIQLRFIELMETGEGSDLFRKHHISGQVLRDELLRRGWIHQLRQRSDGPAQVFCHPDYEGEIGLIMPYEKDFCATCNRLRVSSVGKLHLCLFGEGGVSLRDLLEDDAQQAALEERISLALREKKQTHFLHQNNTGITQNLSYIGG from the coding sequence ATGGCCACACAACTGACCGATGCTTTCGCGCGCAAGTTTTACTACTTGCGTCTGTCGATTACCGACGTGTGTAACTTTCGTTGCACATACTGTCTGCCGGATGGCTACAAGCCCGGCGGCGTCACCAATAAAGGTTTTCTCACCGTCGATGAAATTCGTCGGGTGACGCGCGCCTTTGCCAATTTGGGCACTGAAAAAGTGCGCCTGACCGGTGGTGAACCCTCCCTGCGTCGCGACTTTACCGACATCATTGCCGCCGTGCGTGAAAACGAGGCGATTCGTCAACTGGCGGTGACCACTAACGGTTACCGTCTGGCGCGCGATGCCGCCCACTGGCGCGATGCTGGCTTGACCGGCATTAACGTTAGCGTCGATAGCCTCGATGCGCGTCAATTCCGCGCGATTACCGGTCAGGATAAATTCCAGCAGGTGATGGCGGGCATTGATGCTGCATTTGATGCTGGCTTTGAAAAGGTCAAAGTGAACACCGTGCTGATGCGCGATGTGAACCATCATCAGCTTGATACCTTTCTCGACTGGATCCAGACGCGTCCCATTCAACTGCGCTTCATTGAACTAATGGAGACAGGCGAGGGCAGTGACCTGTTCCGCAAACACCATATCTCCGGTCAGGTGCTGCGTGATGAACTGCTGCGTCGCGGTTGGATCCACCAGCTACGCCAGCGCAGCGATGGCCCGGCGCAGGTCTTCTGCCACCCCGATTATGAGGGTGAGATCGGCCTCATCATGCCGTATGAAAAAGACTTCTGCGCCACCTGCAACCGTCTGCGCGTCTCTTCCGTGGGTAAACTTCATCTTTGTCTGTTCGGTGAGGGCGGCGTCAGCCTGCGCGATCTGCTGGAAGACGATGCGCAGCAAGCCGCGCTGGAAGAGCGTATCTCGCTGGCGTTGCGTGAGAAAAAGCAGACCCATTTCCTGCACCAGAACAATACGGGTATTACCCAGAACCTCTCATACATAGGCGGTTAA
- a CDS encoding endonuclease/exonuclease/phosphatase family protein, with amino-acid sequence MTQSTRNFSFTVLTINTHKGFTAFNKRFILPELRDAVRTVGADIVCLQEVMGAHEVHPLHVENWPDTTHYEFLADTMWSDYAYGRNAVYPQGHHGNAVLSRYPIEHDENRDISVGTSEKRGVLYCRIVPPQLGKPIHVMCVHLGLREAHRQAQLTLLADWVNALPDGEPVVVAGDFNDWRQKANPQLKAAGLDEIFTRAHGRPARTFPASLPLLRLDRIYVKNANASSPTALPLRNWRHLSDHAPLSAEIHL; translated from the coding sequence ATGACTCAATCGACGCGAAATTTTTCATTCACCGTGCTCACCATTAATACGCATAAAGGCTTTACCGCCTTTAACAAGCGCTTCATTTTACCGGAACTGCGCGATGCCGTTCGTACGGTTGGCGCCGACATCGTCTGTCTGCAGGAGGTGATGGGCGCACACGAGGTGCATCCGCTGCACGTCGAAAACTGGCCGGATACCACCCACTACGAATTTCTCGCCGACACCATGTGGAGTGACTACGCTTACGGGCGCAACGCCGTCTACCCACAAGGGCATCACGGCAACGCGGTGCTGTCACGCTATCCTATTGAACATGATGAAAATCGCGACATCTCGGTTGGGACCAGTGAAAAGCGCGGTGTACTCTATTGCCGCATTGTCCCTCCGCAACTCGGGAAACCGATTCATGTGATGTGTGTTCATCTTGGCCTGCGCGAAGCCCACCGGCAGGCACAACTTACTCTGCTGGCGGACTGGGTCAACGCCCTACCCGACGGCGAGCCAGTGGTCGTGGCCGGTGATTTCAACGACTGGCGACAGAAGGCAAACCCTCAGTTAAAAGCCGCCGGGCTGGACGAAATCTTTACCCGCGCCCACGGTCGCCCGGCACGGACGTTTCCCGCCAGCCTGCCGCTGCTGCGCCTTGACCGGATTTACGTGAAAAATGCCAATGCCAGTTCGCCGACGGCGCTGCCGCTGCGCAACTGGCGGCATCTCTCTGACCATGCCCCTCTTAGCGCGGAGATCCATCTATGA
- the moaD gene encoding molybdopterin synthase sulfur carrier subunit produces the protein MIKVLFFAQVRELVGTDALDVAADFPTVEALRQHLAANSNRWALALEDGKLLAAVNQTLVSFDHPLSTGDEVAFFPPVTGG, from the coding sequence ATGATTAAGGTTTTATTCTTCGCCCAGGTTCGAGAACTGGTAGGGACTGATGCGCTGGACGTGGCGGCTGATTTCCCGACGGTAGAGGCGCTGCGTCAGCATCTGGCGGCGAACAGCAACCGCTGGGCGCTGGCCCTGGAAGACGGCAAGCTGCTGGCGGCGGTAAACCAGACGCTGGTGAGCTTTGATCATCCGCTGTCGACGGGTGATGAAGTGGCCTTCTTTCCCCCGGTTACGGGAGGTTGA